A region of Nitrospira sp. SG-bin1 DNA encodes the following proteins:
- a CDS encoding siroheme synthase — protein MAANPGFPLVLDVKGWPVLVIGGDEEASEKTQRLLESGARVTVISPTLNEPLRRLAASGKIIHRGRHFRETDLEHVILILNTIRGDRDFARMLQANAREKRVLLWSVDYPEASSVTMPAVVAAGHARVAISTSGVAPALSGFIKEDLEHILDAEFIEFVEWLGQLREQAKANEPDAEKRRALLRDALDGFRFLGKVRYPKVWSERRSQGVTSAQPDAAQQ, from the coding sequence ATGGCTGCCAATCCCGGTTTTCCCTTGGTCTTGGACGTCAAAGGTTGGCCGGTTCTGGTGATCGGCGGCGACGAGGAAGCGTCGGAAAAAACACAACGCCTGCTCGAATCCGGTGCGAGGGTCACGGTCATCAGTCCGACGCTGAATGAACCGTTGCGTCGGCTGGCGGCCTCCGGAAAAATCATTCATCGTGGACGCCATTTCCGTGAAACGGATCTCGAACATGTCATCCTCATTCTCAATACCATTCGAGGGGACCGCGATTTTGCACGGATGCTGCAGGCGAACGCCCGGGAAAAGCGGGTGCTGCTCTGGTCGGTCGACTACCCGGAGGCCAGCAGTGTGACGATGCCGGCCGTCGTGGCGGCTGGGCATGCGCGCGTTGCGATCAGTACGAGCGGGGTAGCCCCGGCGCTTTCAGGATTCATAAAAGAGGATCTGGAGCACATCCTCGATGCCGAGTTCATCGAATTCGTCGAGTGGCTCGGGCAACTGCGTGAACAAGCCAAGGCCAATGAGCCGGATGCTGAAAAGCGGCGGGCTCTGCTCCGTGACGCGTTGGACGGTTTCCGTTTTCTCGGTAAGGTGCGCTATCCCAAGGTCTGGTCGGAACGACGGTCTCAGGGGGTGACGAGTGCACAGCCTGATGCCGCACAACAATAG
- a CDS encoding HNH endonuclease produces MEMTLLLNATYEPLRVVHWQKAIALLWQGKVEVLEVYDREIHGISLSIKLPAVMRLLKLVKLKDSHRAVKFSRINIFTRDGYCCQYCSHRFRTEELTFDHVVPIAKGGKKTWENIVTACWRCNNRKSGRTPEEAGMKLKKRPVKPRWSPVITITIGIRNTPESWRDYLYWNMELDADPADT; encoded by the coding sequence ATGGAAATGACCCTCCTGCTCAACGCGACCTATGAACCCCTGCGGGTCGTACACTGGCAAAAAGCGATCGCGCTTCTCTGGCAAGGAAAAGTCGAAGTCTTGGAAGTCTATGACCGGGAAATCCACGGGATTTCGCTGTCGATCAAGCTTCCGGCGGTCATGCGGTTGCTCAAGCTGGTGAAATTGAAAGACAGTCATCGTGCCGTCAAGTTTTCCCGGATCAATATTTTTACGCGAGACGGGTACTGCTGCCAATACTGTAGCCACAGGTTCCGGACGGAAGAACTGACCTTTGACCATGTCGTGCCCATCGCCAAGGGCGGGAAAAAGACATGGGAAAACATCGTGACCGCCTGTTGGCGGTGCAACAATCGGAAGAGCGGGCGCACGCCGGAAGAGGCCGGCATGAAATTAAAGAAGCGGCCCGTGAAACCTCGATGGAGCCCCGTCATTACCATCACCATCGGCATTCGCAACACGCCGGAAAGTTGGCGCGATTATCTCTACTGGAACATGGAGCTGGACGCCGATCCGGCCGACACGTAG